The Macrobrachium nipponense isolate FS-2020 chromosome 13, ASM1510439v2, whole genome shotgun sequence genome has a window encoding:
- the LOC135225351 gene encoding zinc finger MYM-type protein 1-like codes for MAIDLPSGIPGQGRRRKMPERYKYSATSATEDQQYQSLDEYYRVRVFCVFLDTISQELQRRFKGGDNTTWGILNDFHCMTVQDNWKEPVNEEAFKSLQKLCQFYELEEVDKLRLELKIFYSSFPCLPQNTAATMLNLMKENNVQEILPLMLELLTIYATQPVTTATVERTFSKLKLVKTKLRSLSSEERLSDLLLLAVEKDITINNSEVISIFKEMGHRRVLL; via the coding sequence ATGGCCATCGACCTCCCCTCTGGGATTCCTGGACaaggcagaagaagaaaaatgcctGAAAGATACAAGTATAGTGCTACATCTGCTACTGAGGACCAGCAATATCAATCCTTGGATGAGTATTACCGTGTGAgagtattttgtgtgtttttagatACAATATCACAAGAGCTACAAAGAAGATTTAAAGGTGGAGACAACACAACATGGGGTATCCTAAATGACTTTCATTGTATGACAGTCCAAGataactggaaagaacctgtgaatgAAGAGGCATTCAAGTcattgcaaaaattatgccagTTTTATGAGTTAGAAGAAGTAGACAAGCTACGGTTGGAATTAAAGATCTtctattcctcatttccttgCCTGCCACAGAACACTGCAGCTACAATGCTCAACctgatgaaagaaaacaatgtccagGAGATATTGCCACTTATGCTTGAACTCTTAACAATTTATGCCACTCAACCCGTCACAACTGCAACAGTGGAAAGGACCTTCTCCAAACTCAAGCTGGTGAAGACAAAGCTGCGCAGCCTGTCCAGTGAGGAGAGGTTATCTGATCTTTTGTTGCTAGCAGTTGAAAAGGATATCACAATCAACAACAGTGAAGTTATCagcatattcaaagaaatggGACACAGAAGGGttctcttataa